In the genome of Massilia sp. PAMC28688, one region contains:
- the smc gene encoding chromosome segregation protein SMC has product MRLSSIKLSGFKSFVDPTNFQVPGQLVGVVGPNGCGKSNIIDAVRWVLGESKASELRGESMQDVIFNGSTHRKPAGRASVELVFDNNDGKAAGQWGQYAEIAVKRTLTRDGTSTYYINGQPVRRRDIQDIFLGTGLGPRAYAIIGQGMISRIIESRPEELRVFLEEAAGVSKYKERRRETENRLNDTRENLLRVEDILRELNANLEKLQAQAVVATRFHTLQAEQEEKQKLLWLLRKNEALAEQGKYQREMEQAQTDLEEQTAKLRHVELELEHMRQAHFAVGDRLHTAQGHLYQTNSEIGSLEAQIKFVIESRSRLQNQLGVLAAQRTQWQVQAEDYGSQIEEAEFLLEELGGRVEESQMAAEAQAERLPELDAAWRAAQHKTTESRARIMQAQQQIELESAHQRNASNILSSLATRRERLQQEKNGLNLPDSAHLSNLRMQLEEKQQSLEEQQMLLEEALEQQQRVDEERSTAQAQVNTETAANAQLEARLSALRQLQERVQTQGKVTPWLQKHELDALPRLWQKLQIEQGWETAMESVLRERTTALEMSNIEWAKAFFSDAPPAKLALYSPSVVHAATQAEVPGLQSFASLLKLNDAGLRGLLQDWLHNVFAADDAASAMADRGKLPAGGSFVTRQGHVITQSSVRFYAADAEQDGLLGRQQEIENITKQLRAQGMLADEARARAVRADAAASELARRLQDARARVATLTQAVHVLQIDVVKQSEVEARFNQRSSQIQSDLAEITAQEEEQNQIRMESEEKFEQLDIALAELQGAHEDGQTDFLSKEQALADARERLREMERAAQEAQFAEKSQRSKIEELKRSIATATQQAAQVSESIAVGQQELESLETGAANDGLQELLERRSAQERALSDARHELDQVTQKMRTLEEARMQSERSLQPQRDKITEMQLKEQAARLNQEQFAEALRAVEADEAALSEKLNPDMKPSYLQGEVTRLTNAIAALGAVNLAALDELAQASERKNFLDAQNADLTEAIRTLEDAITRIDKETRDLLQDTFDRVNHHFSELFPILFGGGNAKLVMTGDEILDSGVQVMAQPPGKKNATIHLLSGGEKALTATALVFSMFRLNPAPFCLLDEVDAPLDDANTERFCRMVKRMSEHTQFLFISHNKIAMEMANQLIGVTMQEQGVSRIVAVDMEAAANLADLAPA; this is encoded by the coding sequence GTGCGTCTATCTTCAATTAAATTGTCGGGATTTAAGTCTTTCGTCGATCCCACCAATTTCCAGGTGCCGGGTCAGCTTGTCGGCGTGGTAGGACCCAACGGCTGCGGCAAATCCAACATTATCGACGCGGTGCGCTGGGTGCTGGGCGAGTCCAAGGCGTCCGAACTGCGCGGCGAGTCCATGCAGGACGTTATTTTCAACGGTTCCACCCACCGCAAGCCTGCCGGCCGCGCCTCGGTGGAGCTGGTGTTCGACAATAACGATGGCAAGGCGGCCGGACAGTGGGGCCAGTACGCCGAGATTGCCGTCAAGCGCACCCTCACGCGCGACGGTACGTCCACCTATTACATCAATGGCCAGCCGGTAAGGCGGCGCGATATCCAGGATATCTTCCTCGGCACGGGCCTGGGTCCGCGCGCCTACGCCATCATTGGCCAGGGCATGATTTCGCGCATCATCGAATCGCGCCCGGAAGAGCTGCGCGTGTTCCTCGAAGAAGCTGCCGGCGTGTCCAAGTACAAGGAACGGCGCCGGGAGACGGAAAACCGCCTCAATGACACCCGCGAAAACCTGCTGCGGGTGGAAGACATCCTGCGCGAGCTGAACGCCAACCTGGAAAAGCTGCAAGCGCAGGCCGTCGTGGCAACGCGCTTTCACACGCTGCAGGCCGAGCAGGAAGAAAAGCAGAAGCTGCTGTGGCTGCTGCGCAAGAACGAAGCATTGGCCGAGCAGGGCAAGTACCAGCGCGAGATGGAGCAGGCCCAGACCGATCTGGAAGAGCAGACCGCCAAGCTGCGCCACGTGGAGCTGGAACTGGAGCACATGCGCCAGGCTCACTTTGCCGTGGGCGACCGTCTGCACACGGCCCAGGGGCATCTGTACCAGACCAACTCCGAAATCGGCAGCCTGGAAGCGCAGATCAAGTTCGTGATCGAGTCGCGCAGCCGCCTGCAGAATCAGCTGGGCGTGCTCGCGGCGCAGCGCACGCAGTGGCAGGTGCAGGCGGAAGACTACGGTTCCCAGATCGAGGAAGCCGAGTTCCTGCTCGAAGAACTGGGCGGGCGCGTGGAAGAATCGCAGATGGCGGCCGAAGCGCAGGCCGAACGCTTGCCGGAGCTGGACGCTGCCTGGCGCGCAGCCCAGCACAAGACGACTGAATCGCGCGCCAGGATCATGCAGGCGCAGCAGCAGATCGAGCTGGAATCGGCGCACCAGCGCAACGCCTCCAACATCCTGAGTAGCCTGGCAACCCGGCGCGAACGCCTGCAGCAGGAAAAAAATGGCCTGAACCTGCCCGACAGCGCCCACCTGTCCAACCTGCGCATGCAGCTCGAAGAAAAGCAGCAGTCGCTGGAAGAGCAGCAGATGCTGCTGGAAGAAGCGCTCGAACAGCAGCAGCGCGTCGATGAAGAACGCAGCACTGCGCAGGCCCAGGTCAATACCGAAACGGCCGCCAACGCCCAGCTGGAAGCGCGCCTGTCGGCCCTCAGGCAGCTGCAGGAGCGGGTACAGACCCAGGGCAAGGTCACGCCATGGCTGCAGAAGCACGAACTCGATGCGCTGCCGCGCCTGTGGCAAAAGCTGCAGATCGAGCAGGGCTGGGAAACGGCCATGGAGTCGGTCCTGCGCGAACGCACCACGGCGCTGGAAATGTCCAACATCGAGTGGGCCAAGGCTTTTTTCAGCGATGCGCCGCCCGCCAAGCTGGCCCTGTATTCGCCGTCCGTGGTCCATGCCGCAACGCAGGCCGAAGTGCCAGGGCTGCAATCATTTGCCAGCCTTCTCAAGTTGAACGACGCCGGCCTGCGCGGCCTGCTGCAGGACTGGCTGCACAACGTCTTTGCCGCCGACGATGCGGCCAGCGCCATGGCCGACCGCGGCAAGCTGCCGGCGGGCGGCTCGTTCGTGACGCGCCAGGGCCACGTGATCACGCAGTCGAGCGTGCGCTTCTACGCCGCTGACGCCGAGCAGGATGGCCTGCTGGGCCGCCAGCAGGAAATCGAGAACATCACCAAGCAGCTGCGCGCCCAGGGCATGCTGGCCGACGAAGCGCGCGCCCGCGCCGTGCGGGCCGACGCTGCTGCGTCCGAGCTGGCGCGCCGCCTGCAGGATGCACGCGCCCGCGTGGCCACGCTCACCCAGGCCGTCCATGTGCTGCAGATCGACGTGGTCAAGCAGTCCGAGGTCGAAGCGCGCTTTAACCAGCGCAGTTCGCAGATCCAGTCCGACCTGGCCGAAATCACAGCCCAGGAAGAAGAGCAGAATCAGATCCGCATGGAGTCGGAAGAAAAGTTCGAGCAGCTCGACATCGCGCTGGCCGAGCTGCAGGGTGCGCACGAAGATGGCCAGACCGATTTTCTGAGCAAGGAGCAAGCCCTGGCCGACGCGCGCGAACGCCTGCGCGAGATGGAACGCGCGGCGCAGGAAGCGCAGTTTGCCGAGAAGTCCCAGCGCAGCAAGATCGAAGAACTCAAGCGCAGCATCGCCACCGCCACCCAGCAGGCCGCCCAGGTGAGCGAAAGCATTGCCGTCGGCCAGCAGGAGCTGGAGTCGCTCGAAACGGGCGCCGCCAACGACGGCTTGCAGGAGCTGTTGGAGCGCCGCTCGGCCCAGGAGCGCGCCCTGTCGGATGCGCGGCATGAACTGGACCAGGTCACGCAAAAGATGCGCACCCTGGAAGAAGCGCGCATGCAGTCCGAGCGCAGCCTGCAGCCGCAGCGCGACAAGATCACCGAGATGCAGCTCAAGGAGCAGGCCGCGCGCCTGAACCAGGAGCAGTTTGCCGAAGCGCTGCGCGCAGTGGAAGCCGACGAGGCAGCGCTGTCCGAAAAGCTCAACCCCGACATGAAGCCATCCTACCTGCAGGGCGAAGTGACGCGCCTGACCAATGCCATCGCGGCGCTGGGCGCGGTCAACCTGGCCGCGCTCGATGAACTGGCGCAGGCGTCGGAACGCAAGAACTTCCTGGACGCGCAAAACGCCGACCTGACGGAGGCCATCCGCACGCTGGAAGACGCCATCACGCGCATCGACAAGGAAACGCGCGATCTGCTGCAAGATACGTTCGACCGCGTCAATCATCACTTTTCCGAATTGTTCCCGATCCTGTTCGGCGGCGGCAATGCCAAGCTGGTGATGACGGGCGACGAAATCCTGGACTCCGGTGTGCAGGTCATGGCGCAGCCGCCGGGCAAGAAGAACGCGACCATCCATCTGCTGTCGGGTGGCGAAAAGGCGCTGACGGCGACGGCCCTGGTGTTTTCCATGTTCCGCCTGAACCCGGCGCCATTTTGCCTGCTCGACGAGGTGGACGCGCCGCTCGACGACGCCAACACGGAACGCTTCTGCCGCATGGTCAAGCGCATGTCCGAGCACACGCAATTTCTCTTCATCTCGCACAACAAGATCGCCATGGAGATGGCCAACCAGCTCATTGGCGTGACCATGCAGGAGCAGGGTGTTTCGCGCATCGTGGCGGTAGACATGGAGGCCGCGGCCAACCTGGCGGACCTTGCGCCGGCATAG